One part of the Arachidicoccus terrestris genome encodes these proteins:
- a CDS encoding SusC/RagA family TonB-linked outer membrane protein, translating into MPYSNLIFNLLTRGGQPGQRSGAAAPDLHLSLRRPLLILLILALGIFPATAQTALKGKVVSKTDGAALSGVSIQVKDASGTLHQGVITNANGEFSLEATAGSTIRFSRIGFSTLEVAAASVPKIVELTETSQNLDAVVVVGYGTQRKKDLTGATVHLGGDNLSENHTINTLQNLQGKAPGVQVTSTSGQPGDGVKIRIRGIGTNGNTNPLYVVDGMPTSDISYLNPSDIASLDILKDAASAAIYGTRAANGIVLITTVKGGKGGMRTALHGYYGIQNPLKRQSLLNARQYAVIMNESALNSGKGPSYFYTQQEIDSMGKGTNWQQAATNKNAPIENYDLSFSGGNGISTYASSLSYQKQEGIIGLSGKSYYERFGFRINSDHKVYKDILKFGENLSYTHSNQSGIGTGNIYGNSIRGLLNTSPTFPVYNTDGSYGTSQMSSEEVNPVAAMATLNQNKTITDRFLGNAYLEAKLLQHFTLRSSFGIDLSFYSTNSFIPIYDLAANSSSTTTTANQGLYRNFTWNWDNTLTYDNQFGQHKLNVLIGTSAQEFAGFTVSGSKQDLSIEDFEHAIIDNGKEGTQKAYGSRSEYALNSYMARVNYSYAEKYLLTAIVRRDASISFGSNHRWATFPSFSAGWILTNEAFLKNTGWLNFLKLRAGWGQNGNDQIPHFVYLATVSSLKMGYYFGGQDASTISVGAAPDYIANPDLKWEASEQEDIGFDATLFDHFTLNFDWFRKTSKDWLVRPPIPDIVGTGAPYINGGDIVNQGVEIALNYNAQIGDVNLSVGGNIAFNKNKAVSVPNTDGIIHGATNLISSNTEEFYRIQNGFPVGYFWGYKTAGIFQTQAEVDAYSGTNGLIQPNAVAGDVRFVDLNRDGSITTADKTMIGDPNPDFTYGGNITASYKGFDLNLNIAGVSGNQIVDGTHANDRAYNNYSTAILDRWHGEATSNRIPRVTMGDEANKNYKNFSDLYIQSGSFMRLKSLSLGYDLKKGFLPNLPFDQFRVYISATNLFTITDYTGIDPEVGYGNTETDGNNWSSGIDLGYYPQPRTVLFGLDVRF; encoded by the coding sequence ATGCCTTATTCAAATTTAATCTTTAACCTGCTTACCAGGGGCGGCCAGCCCGGACAAAGATCCGGGGCAGCTGCTCCTGATCTGCATCTCAGCTTGCGGCGGCCACTCCTGATCCTGCTGATTCTCGCGCTGGGCATTTTTCCGGCTACGGCACAGACAGCCTTAAAAGGTAAAGTCGTGTCAAAGACAGATGGAGCTGCTTTGAGTGGCGTCTCGATTCAAGTGAAAGACGCCTCCGGCACTTTACATCAGGGTGTGATCACCAACGCAAATGGAGAATTTTCCCTGGAAGCGACAGCCGGCTCAACCATTCGCTTCTCCCGTATCGGCTTTTCCACACTGGAAGTGGCTGCTGCGTCCGTTCCGAAAATCGTTGAACTGACGGAGACCAGTCAGAATCTGGATGCTGTTGTCGTCGTGGGTTATGGCACGCAACGCAAAAAAGACCTGACCGGCGCTACCGTGCATCTTGGCGGTGACAACCTAAGCGAAAACCATACAATTAATACCTTACAGAACCTGCAGGGAAAAGCGCCCGGCGTACAGGTAACTTCTACCTCCGGTCAGCCAGGAGACGGGGTAAAGATCAGGATCCGCGGCATTGGCACCAATGGCAACACGAACCCGCTATATGTGGTAGATGGCATGCCCACTTCTGATATCTCTTACCTGAATCCCTCAGACATCGCTTCTCTGGACATCTTAAAAGATGCGGCTTCGGCGGCCATTTATGGCACCAGGGCAGCGAATGGCATTGTGCTCATTACAACTGTCAAAGGAGGAAAAGGCGGTATGCGCACAGCCCTGCATGGGTATTATGGTATACAGAATCCTTTGAAAAGGCAAAGTCTGCTAAATGCCAGACAATATGCTGTCATTATGAATGAGTCGGCACTTAATTCCGGTAAGGGGCCTTCTTATTTTTATACGCAGCAAGAAATTGATTCCATGGGCAAGGGAACCAATTGGCAGCAGGCCGCTACCAATAAAAATGCGCCGATCGAAAACTACGACCTAAGCTTTTCCGGTGGCAACGGCATTTCTACGTATGCCAGTTCGCTTTCTTATCAGAAGCAGGAAGGTATTATCGGACTCTCCGGCAAATCATATTATGAAAGATTTGGATTCAGGATCAATTCCGACCACAAAGTCTATAAAGATATTTTAAAGTTCGGGGAGAATTTATCTTATACACATTCCAATCAGAGCGGTATCGGAACGGGTAATATCTATGGGAATTCTATCAGAGGCCTGCTCAATACCAGCCCCACTTTCCCTGTCTATAATACGGACGGTAGTTATGGCACCTCCCAGATGAGTTCCGAAGAGGTGAATCCGGTAGCAGCCATGGCTACCCTCAATCAAAATAAAACGATCACGGACCGCTTCTTGGGGAACGCTTATCTGGAAGCAAAACTGCTGCAGCATTTTACCCTGAGATCCAGCTTTGGCATCGATTTATCCTTTTACTCCACCAATAGCTTCATTCCCATCTATGATCTGGCCGCCAATAGCTCTTCTACCACAACCACGGCCAATCAGGGCCTGTACCGCAACTTCACCTGGAACTGGGATAACACCCTGACCTATGACAATCAGTTCGGTCAGCATAAACTCAATGTACTGATCGGCACCAGCGCCCAGGAATTTGCAGGCTTCACCGTCAGCGGCAGTAAGCAAGACCTTTCCATTGAGGACTTTGAACATGCCATCATTGATAACGGAAAAGAAGGCACGCAGAAGGCCTACGGATCCAGAAGCGAGTACGCCCTGAACTCCTATATGGCCCGTGTCAATTACAGCTATGCAGAAAAATATCTCCTTACAGCGATTGTCAGAAGAGACGCTTCCATCAGTTTCGGAAGCAATCACCGCTGGGCAACCTTTCCCTCTTTCTCTGCCGGCTGGATTCTGACTAACGAAGCATTTTTGAAAAATACAGGCTGGCTGAACTTCCTGAAACTCCGTGCCGGCTGGGGCCAGAACGGCAATGACCAGATCCCTCACTTCGTTTATCTGGCCACCGTATCGTCTCTGAAAATGGGTTATTATTTTGGCGGGCAGGATGCATCGACGATCAGCGTGGGAGCAGCACCCGATTACATTGCCAACCCCGACCTGAAATGGGAGGCCTCAGAGCAGGAAGATATCGGATTTGATGCTACTTTGTTTGATCATTTTACACTGAACTTCGACTGGTTCCGCAAAACCAGTAAGGACTGGCTGGTCAGACCCCCCATTCCGGATATTGTAGGTACCGGCGCTCCTTATATCAATGGAGGAGACATCGTCAATCAGGGCGTGGAAATAGCCCTGAATTACAATGCGCAGATTGGCGATGTTAACCTCAGCGTCGGCGGTAATATTGCGTTTAATAAAAACAAGGCTGTGAGCGTCCCCAATACCGATGGCATTATCCATGGCGCCACCAATCTCATTTCCTCTAACACAGAAGAGTTCTACCGGATCCAGAACGGATTCCCCGTGGGCTATTTCTGGGGATACAAAACCGCCGGCATTTTTCAGACCCAGGCGGAGGTGGATGCCTACAGCGGGACAAATGGCCTCATACAGCCGAATGCCGTGGCAGGAGACGTCCGCTTTGTGGATCTGAACCGAGACGGTTCTATAACGACTGCAGATAAAACCATGATCGGCGATCCCAATCCCGACTTCACCTATGGCGGCAATATCACCGCCAGCTATAAAGGCTTTGACCTGAACCTGAATATTGCAGGCGTAAGCGGCAACCAGATCGTAGACGGCACCCATGCCAACGACAGGGCCTATAATAACTACAGTACAGCCATTCTGGACCGGTGGCATGGAGAAGCCACTTCCAATCGTATTCCAAGGGTGACCATGGGTGATGAAGCCAATAAGAATTATAAGAACTTCTCAGACCTCTACATCCAGAGCGGCTCTTTTATGCGCTTAA
- a CDS encoding TIM-barrel domain-containing protein — MRDIVRINKRQSRKPPVLQQIGLLFLTILGCYGVRAQSVTPPYKKIPNGIAICLNQSGTPPQYLRLQFVTPSILHVIVKPDSNFITAPTLMIQARPLENIDYKVSTLKNGRELEIKSGRLQAVVDLITGKISYLDQNDHALLRETGNARSFKPIEIAASGYYNIVQQFDNVQNSPLFGLGGNQLGYTDLRGKDLEMIQYNSNVFNPFLVSTGHFALLWNNSSITYYGHPEQYRTLADLKLFDVEGKPGALTATYITDTTHPAGMFSRREKSIGYQFAKDSALLPGRFKMTTRSKVIWEGAVSSDQSTAMYDFILKFGGYVKVWLDHQPVVDWWRQAWNPAEVPFKLQMESGKKYDIKVEWAPDGTSSFAALRQKRQIKDQDRQIRFHSEAGKQIDYYVLTGQKIDSLISGYRYLTGKAPIMPKWAYGFWQSKEHYNSQKEILATAKQFRQKQIPIDNIVQDWYYWKKDDWGSQEFDRSRYPDPAGMIRQLHNDYDLRFMISVWPKFYEGSKYFKQFWDNNWLYKQNVIEKRKDWMGYVSTFYDAFNPAAGSAFWDIVKEKIYSKGVDAWWLDATEPDIVDNITNDRRMELMTPSYAGAPQIDFNAYALAQDKTFYTGQRDADPNKRVFILTRSAFTGAQRYAAATWSGDIGATWQEMHRQIATGISFSMAGIPYWSMDIGGFAVESKYQKPGPKLKEAWRELQTRWFQFGAFSPIFRSHGQAPAREMFNIAPEGHPAYSSMLYYDQLRYRLMPYIYSVGAATYFKNYTPMRGLAMDFPEDQQATAITDAYMFGPGLLIAPVTRPHVTTKAVYLPKGVQWYGFYNGKHFNGGQIIQATAPYGRMPVFVSAGTILPTGPVRQHTGPLADTLDIYVYAGKDGQFTLYEDQGTTYDYEKGQFQKIEFKYRDTTGNLEISAPKGRYNEKVPGHKTFRIYWVNPASAVGIDAKAAPAKTVIYKDRPVKISLH, encoded by the coding sequence ATGCGAGATATTGTACGTATCAACAAAAGGCAAAGCAGAAAACCTCCCGTCCTACAGCAAATTGGGCTATTGTTTTTAACAATCCTGGGATGTTATGGCGTCCGGGCACAATCAGTGACGCCTCCCTACAAGAAAATCCCCAATGGCATAGCAATTTGCCTCAACCAGTCCGGGACACCCCCTCAGTATCTGAGATTACAATTCGTAACACCATCCATACTACATGTGATCGTCAAGCCTGACAGCAATTTTATTACGGCACCCACCTTAATGATTCAGGCCAGACCCCTTGAAAACATCGATTATAAGGTATCTACACTTAAAAACGGAAGGGAACTGGAAATCAAATCCGGGCGTTTACAGGCGGTAGTAGACCTGATCACTGGTAAAATCAGTTATCTGGATCAAAACGACCATGCCTTACTGCGGGAAACCGGCAATGCCCGCAGCTTTAAACCCATAGAGATCGCGGCATCCGGGTATTACAATATCGTCCAGCAATTTGACAATGTGCAGAACAGCCCTTTATTTGGTCTGGGAGGCAATCAGCTAGGCTACACGGATCTCAGGGGAAAAGACCTGGAAATGATCCAATATAATTCCAATGTCTTTAATCCTTTTCTGGTTAGTACCGGTCATTTTGCCCTGCTCTGGAATAACAGCTCCATCACTTATTACGGTCACCCTGAGCAGTATAGAACATTGGCAGACTTAAAGCTATTTGATGTAGAGGGGAAGCCCGGCGCATTGACGGCTACCTATATAACAGACACCACCCATCCGGCCGGCATGTTCAGCCGGCGGGAAAAATCAATTGGCTACCAGTTCGCAAAAGATTCCGCGTTGTTACCGGGGCGCTTTAAAATGACTACCCGTTCTAAAGTCATTTGGGAGGGGGCAGTTTCATCCGATCAATCCACGGCGATGTATGACTTTATTCTTAAGTTCGGCGGCTATGTCAAGGTCTGGCTGGATCATCAACCGGTGGTTGACTGGTGGCGTCAAGCCTGGAATCCTGCAGAAGTGCCTTTTAAGCTCCAAATGGAGTCTGGCAAAAAATACGATATCAAGGTAGAGTGGGCTCCGGATGGAACCTCCTCCTTTGCTGCGCTACGGCAAAAAAGACAAATTAAGGATCAAGACCGTCAGATTCGCTTCCATTCCGAGGCCGGAAAACAGATCGATTACTATGTGCTCACCGGTCAGAAGATCGATAGCCTGATCAGCGGTTATCGTTATCTGACCGGCAAAGCTCCCATTATGCCAAAATGGGCGTACGGGTTCTGGCAGAGCAAAGAGCATTACAATAGCCAGAAAGAGATCCTTGCAACGGCCAAACAGTTCCGGCAAAAGCAAATCCCCATTGATAATATCGTACAAGACTGGTATTACTGGAAAAAAGATGACTGGGGTTCTCAGGAATTCGACCGTAGCCGTTATCCGGATCCGGCCGGTATGATCCGCCAGCTGCATAACGATTACGACTTGCGTTTTATGATCTCTGTCTGGCCAAAATTCTATGAGGGTTCCAAATATTTTAAACAGTTTTGGGACAATAACTGGCTGTATAAACAAAATGTGATTGAAAAACGCAAAGACTGGATGGGCTATGTCTCTACTTTCTATGACGCTTTTAATCCTGCCGCAGGCAGCGCCTTCTGGGATATTGTAAAAGAAAAGATTTACAGCAAAGGCGTAGATGCCTGGTGGCTGGATGCAACTGAACCGGATATCGTCGACAACATCACCAACGACCGCCGGATGGAGCTGATGACGCCGAGTTATGCAGGTGCGCCGCAGATTGATTTTAATGCTTATGCACTGGCCCAGGATAAGACCTTCTATACCGGGCAACGTGATGCGGATCCCAATAAACGTGTCTTTATCCTGACCCGTTCGGCCTTTACAGGTGCCCAGCGCTACGCCGCCGCCACCTGGAGTGGGGACATTGGCGCCACCTGGCAGGAAATGCATCGTCAGATCGCCACGGGCATCAGTTTCTCCATGGCAGGTATTCCCTATTGGAGCATGGACATCGGTGGCTTTGCGGTGGAAAGCAAATACCAGAAGCCCGGACCAAAATTAAAAGAAGCCTGGCGGGAACTGCAGACCCGTTGGTTCCAGTTTGGCGCCTTTAGTCCAATCTTCCGTTCCCATGGCCAGGCACCCGCCAGAGAAATGTTCAACATCGCGCCTGAAGGCCATCCTGCCTATAGCTCCATGTTATATTACGATCAGCTCAGGTACCGGCTGATGCCCTATATCTATTCGGTGGGAGCGGCTACTTATTTTAAAAATTATACACCTATGCGTGGCCTGGCCATGGATTTTCCCGAAGATCAGCAAGCCACCGCCATCACGGATGCTTATATGTTTGGCCCCGGTTTACTCATAGCGCCGGTGACCCGCCCCCATGTCACCACAAAAGCAGTCTACCTGCCTAAAGGCGTTCAATGGTACGGGTTCTATAACGGTAAGCACTTTAATGGCGGGCAGATTATTCAGGCAACGGCGCCTTACGGACGCATGCCGGTTTTTGTATCGGCAGGCACCATCCTGCCGACCGGTCCGGTTCGCCAACATACCGGCCCGCTGGCCGACACGCTGGACATTTATGTTTATGCGGGAAAAGACGGACAGTTTACCCTTTATGAGGATCAGGGAACCACCTATGATTATGAAAAAGGCCAGTTTCAGAAAATAGAGTTTAAGTACCGGGATACCACCGGCAACCTCGAAATCAGCGCACCGAAAGGGCGTTATAACGAAAAAGTACCGGGCCATAAAACTTTCAGAATATACTGGGTAAATCCTGCATCTGCGGTAGGAATAGATGCAAAAGCGGCACCAGCCAAAACAGTCATTTATAAAGACCGGCCCGTTAAGATATCACTTCATTAA